In the genome of Pseudomonas lalucatii, the window GCCCTCGTCGAAGAAGCGCAACGCCTGATCGTCCAGCCAGGCGTGGCCGTTGCCGTCTTCATAGTGGCCGAGCAGCCGCGGCTGGATGGCACTCAGGGGGGCATCGACGTAGTCCCCGGCACTGAGCAGCTGTGCGCTACTGCGCCTGTTCTCCTCGTTGGCATCGATGAAGCGGCTGGCCTCCAGCACCGCCATCACCAGGGCGCGGGCCGTATTGGGGTAGTCGCGGACGAACGCCTGGGTGCAGCCGAGGACCTTCTCCGGGTGGCCCGGCCAGATCGACTGGCTGGTGGCCAGGGTGAAGCCCATACGTTCTTCGATCGCCTGGGCGCCCCAGGGCTCACCGGCACAGAAGCCGTCGATGCGTCCGGCCCGCAGGTGGGCGACCATCTGCGCGGGCGGCACGACCAGCGTCTGCACGTCTTCCAGCGGGTGGATGCCCTGGCTGGCCAGCCAGTAGTAGAGCCACAGGGCGTGGGTGCCGGTGGGGAAGGTCTGCGCCAGGGTGAGTTTTGCACTATTTTGGCGCGCGCGTGCGCGCAGTGCCTCGGCATCGGTCACGCCGGCTTGCTGCAGGCCGTGGGAGAGGTTGATGCTCTGGCCGTTCTGCGACAGGCCCATGAGCACCGCCATGTCCTGCGCCGGGCTGCCGCCGATGCCCAGGTGCACCGCATAGAGCAGGCCGTAGAGGCCCTGGGCGGCATCCAGCTCGCCACTGAGCAGTTTGTCGCGCAGGCCGGCCCAGGAGGCCTGGCGCTTGAGGTTGAGGCTCAGGCCGTAGGGCTGGGCGAAGCCCTGGGTCGCGGCGACGATCAGCGAGGCCGAGTCGGTCAGGGCCATGAAGCCCAGATTCAGTGCGTTCTTCTCCGGCGCATCGCTGCCGTTGACCCAGGCCAGGGCGTCGCCGCGGGGAACATCGTGCTCGCTCATCGGACATTTTCCTTTCTCAACACTCGAGGTCGCCGCACCGGCTCGCGGGTTGAGCGGAACGACGCCACTGTCTGCGGGCCGCCTGCAACGCTGGCGCGGCCCCGTTGAGTCTCTACAAAGCAAGCGATATGCCACGACGGCGGAATGTCGCGCATAAAAAAGCCCCGCACGGGGCGGGGCTTCTTCGACGCGGGTAACGCTTAGGCTTGCACGACCGGAATCTGGGCGTTGGCAGCGGCTTCGCGGAACTCGGCGATCTGGTCGAAGGACAGGTAGCGGTAGACGTCGGCCGCCATGCTGTCGATGTCCTTGGCGTAGACCATGTACTCCTCGACCGTCGGCAGCTTGCCGGTGATCGCGGCGACCGCTGCCAGTTCGGCAGAGGCCAGGTACACGTTGGCGCCATCGCCCAGGCGGTTGGGGAAGTTGCGGGTCGAGGTCGAGACCACGGTGGAGTTGGCGGCGACCCGTGCCTGGTTACCCATGCACAGCGAGCAGCCCGGCATCTCCATGCGTGCACCGGCCTTGCCGTAGATGCCGTAGTAGCCTTCCTCGGTCAGCTGGTGGGCATCCATCTTGGTCGGCGGCGACAACCACAGACGGGTCGGAATGCCGCCCTTGACCTTGTCCAGCAGCTTGCCGGCGGCGCGGAAGTGACCGATGTTGGTCATGCACGAACCGATGAACACCTCGTCGATCTTGTCGCCGGCGACGGTGGACAGCAGGCGGGCGTCGTCCGGATCGTTCGGCGCGCAGAGCACCGGCTCCTTCAGCTCGTTGAGGTCGATCTCGATGACTTCGGCGTATTCGGCGTCGGCATCGGCGCTCATCAGCTCCGGGTTGGCCAGCCAGGCTTCCATGGCCTGGGCGCGGCGCTCCATGGTGCGGGCATCGCCGTAGCCTTCGCTGATCATCCAGCGCAGCAGGGTGATGTTCGACTTCAGGTACTCGGCGATGGCCTGTTCCGGCAGCTTGATGGTGCAACCGGCGGCCGAGCGCTCGGCGGAGGCGTCGGACAGCTCAAACGCCTGCTCGACGGTCAGTTCGTCGAGGCCTTCGATCTCCAGGATGCGGCCGGAGAAGGCGTTCTTCTTGCCCTTCTTCTCGACGGTCAGCAGGCCCTTCTGGATGGCGTAGTAGGGGATGGCATGGACCAGGTCACGCAGGGTGATCCCGGGCTGCATCTTGCCCTTGAAACGCACCAGGATGGACTCCGGCATGTCCAGCGGCATGACCCCGGTGGCGGCGGCGAAGGCCACCAGGCCGGAGCCGGCCGGGAAGCTGATGCCCATCGGGAAGCGGGTGTGCGAGTCGCCGCCGGTGCCGACGGTGTCCGGCAGCAGCATGCGGTTCAGCCAGCTGTGGATGATGCCGTCGCCCGGACGCAGGGACACGCCGCCACGGGTGCGGATGAAATCCGGCAGGGTGTGGTGGGTGGTGACGTCGATCGGCTTCGGGTAGGCCGCGGTGTGGCAGAAGGACTGCATCACCAGGTCGGCGGAGAAGCCCAGGCAGGCCAGGTCCTTCAGCTCGTCGCGGGTCATGGGACCGGTGGTGTCCTGGGAGCCGACGGTGGTCATCTTCGGCTCGCAGTAGGTGCCCGGGCGCACGCCGGTCACGCCGCAGGCCTTGCCGACCATCTTCTGCGCCAGGGTGAAGCCCTTGCCGCTGTCGGCCGGGGCTACCGGCTTCTTGAACAGCTCGGAGGAGCCCAGGCCCAGTTCGGCGCGGGCCTTCTCGGTCAGGCCGCGGCCGACGATCAGCGGGATACGGCCGCCGGCGCGGACTTCGTCGAGCAGCACCTCGGTCTTCAGTTCGAAGCTGGTGATGACTTCTTCGCTGCCGTGCTTGCACACCTTGCCGGCATAGGGGTAGACGTCGATCACGTCGCCCATGTTGAGGTTCGATACGTCGAACTCGATCGGCAGGGCGCCGGCGTCTTCCATGGTGTTGTAGAAGATCGGGGCGATCTTGGAGCCGAAGCAGAAGCCGCCGGCGCGCTTGTTCGGCACATAGGGGATGTCGTCGCCGAAGAACCACAGCACCGAGTTGGTGGCGGACTTGCGCGAGGAGCCGGTGCCGACCACGTCGCCGACGTAGGCGACCGGGAAGCCCTTGGCCTTGACCGCTTCGATCTGCTTGAGCGGGCCGATGGCGCCTTGCTGCTCGGGCTCGATGCCGTCGCGGGCCATCTTCAGCATGGCCAGGGCGTGCAGCGGGATGTCCGGGCGCGACCAGGCGTCGGGGGCCGGGGACAGGTCATCGGTATTGGTTTCGCCGGGGACCTTGAACACGGTCAGGCTGTACTTCTCGGCGATCGCCGGGCGCTTGGTGAACCACTCGCCATCGGCCCAGGACTGCAGCACAGCCTTGGCGTGGGTGTTGCCGGCCTTGGCCTTCTCGGCGACGTCGTGGAAGGCATCGAACATCAGCAGGGTGTGCTTGAGCTGCTCGGCAGCCACGGCGGCCAGTTCGGCATCATCCAGCAGCTCGACCAGGGTGGCGATGTTGTAGCCGCCCTGCATGGTGCCGAGCAGTTCGACGGCGCGCTGCTTGTTGATCAGCGGGGAGCTGGCTTCGCCCTTGGCCACGGCAGAGAGGAACCCGGCCTTGACGTAGGCGGCTTCGTCCACGCCTGGCGGCACGCGGTTGGTGATCAGGTCTACGAGGAATTCTTCTTCGCCAGCCGGCGGGTTCTTCAGCAGCTCGACCAGGCCTGCGGTTTGTTCGGCGTTCAGCGGCTGGGGCACGATACCCTGAGCGGCACGCTCTGCTACGTGTTTGCGATAGGCTTCAAGCACAGTTATTACCCTCATCAGTGGTCCCAAAGGGTTGTCCGGGACGCGATCCAGAAATCACTGAACCAGGCGCTTCGTGGCTTTATGGGCTACTCAGCCGAGGTTTCAGGGGTTTCTTCCAGAAGCTGCTTTCAAAGTTTTACGCCGGCAGGACGGGCGAGATGAGGGCTGGCGCTGACCCTTGAAGGAACATTCAAGAGCCGGCGCCAACATCGTACCTGCAGGATCGACTGTGCTCGTGACGCTTTGAAAACAGCTTCCAACGGACATTGGCGCCTATAAAAGGCGGGCCGATAGTACCGGAAAGCGCGGGCGAAGTTAAGCCGCCGCCTGGCCGGATTGGGGATGAACTGGTTTAGACAAAGGGCTAAGATGCCAGGCCGTTTCGCCCTCGACGCCTTCTTCACCATGTCCAATCAACGCATCAAGACGCCCTGCGTAGGCCTGTGCTCAACCGTATACGGCGATCTGGTATGCCGCGGCTGCAAGCGCTTCCACCACGAGGTGACCCATTGGAATGGCTACGACGACGAGGAGAAGCGTGCCGTCTGGCTGCGCCTGGAGCAGCTGCTGGTGCAGGTGATGGCGGCCAAGCTGGAAGTCTTCGACGCGGTGCGTCTGCGCCGCCAGCTGGAGCAGCGCCAGATCCGCTTCGTGCCGCAGCAGTCGCCCTATTGCTGGGCGTATCAGCTGATCGCCCGTGGGGCCCGGGTGATCAGCCAACTGGAAGCCTACGGTCTGGCGCTGCTGCCGGAGTTCCGCGACTGGTCCTTGCCGGAGTTGCGTGACGCCATCGATCGCGAGTTCTTCCTGCTGTCCGAGGCACACTACGAGCGCTACATCGCCCCGCGTTTTCTCCGAGACGGCATGACGCGGCTGTAGGCCGCCTCATGTCGTGCGGGCTTGCCCCAGGTCTCCGCGGCGCGCTCTGCCTCAGCGCTGGGCGACCAACTCTTCCAGGTGGGCGATGATGTCGGCCGGCTTGAGCACCAGGATGTCGCTCTCCAGCGAGTCCAGAATGACTTCGGCGGTGTTGCCGATCAGCACGCCGGACAGCCCGGTGCGGGCGACGGTGCCGATCACCGTGACCGCGGCGTTGAGGGTGCGCGCCATCTGCGGGATCAGGGCATCGGCCGGGCCCTCGGCGATATGCAGGCATTCGTCGGCGATCTCGTATTCGGCCTGGAAGGCCTTGCACTCCTCGCGGTAGCGCGCCTCGATGGTTTCCTTGAGCTGAAAGGTGGGGTCGGCGGCGGACAGCATCGGCGCCGGGTGGGCGCTGATCACGTGCAGCTGGGCCTTGGCCAGTGCGGCGATGTCGTAGCCGTGGCTGATGATGCTGGCATGCAGGGTGCGGTGCTCGGCGTCGGCATTGCCGACATCCACGGCCGCCAGGATGGTGCCGCCGATCCAGGATCTGTCGGTTTTTACCATCAGCACCGGGCTGGGGCAGTAGCGCAGCAGCTTCCAGTCGTCCGGGGTGAGCAGGGCTTTCTTCAGCGGGTTGTCGGGGAAGTGCTGCTTGACCACCAGGCCGCAGCCCTCGGCCTGCTGCACGGCGATCACGGTCTGGTACAGGTTCTCGTGCCAGGCCTGTTGGCCGGATACGCTGTAGCCTTCCTGCTGCAGGCTGTTGCTCAGGTCATGGAGGAGGGCCGAATGATCGTGCTTCTTGTCGCAGATCAGCAGGTGCAACTGTGACTGGGTCACTCCGGCGATCAGCTTGGCTCGTTTCAGGGCCAGGCCCTCCGGCTGTTCCGGCGTAATGACCACCAGAATGCTGCGAATCGCTTGCATGATCGTCTCCCTGCGCAATGGATGAGGCACTCGAATCACTATAGATGGCGGCGCGGCGCCTTGTCTTGACCACGGTCAACGCTGCGGCTGGCTGTTCCGGGCGTCATTCGTATAATGGCCGGCCGTGCCCGCTGGCGCCGCCATCCCAACCGTGAGCCTATGCAACTGCTACCCGAGATCGAAGCCTTTCTCCTCTGTCCCACGCCGGACGCCTGGATCGACCAGGCCCTGCAGCATCAGGACATCATGCTGATCGACCACGCCAACTGCGAGAAGAAGGCCGCCTCGACGGCCATGACCCTGCTGTTCCGCTATATCGAGAAGGCCGATTTGCAGTACAACTTGTCGCGTCTGGCCCGCGAGGAGCTGCGCCACTTCGAGCAGGTCGCGGCCCTGATGGCCAAGCGCGGCATCGCCTACCGGCCGGTCAGCGCGGCCTTTTACGCCCAGCGCCTGCACAAGCACATACGCAGCGCCGAGCCGCACAAGCTGGTGGACACCCTGATCGTCGGCGCCTTTATCGAGGCGCGTTCGTGCGAGCGCTTCTTCCGCCTGGCGCCGCACCTGGACGAGGAGCTGGGGCAGTTCTACCGTTCGCTGCTCAAGTCCGAGGCGCGCCACTACCAGGGTTACCTGAAGATGGCCCGGGACTATGCCGGCGAGTCGATCGACGAGCGGGTCGCGTATTTCGCCGAGGTGGAGCGCGAGGCGATCCTCACGCCGGACAAGGAGTTCCGCTTCCACAGCGGCGTCGCTGCCTAAGCCGCATCGAAGAGGGCTGCCACCGGGTGTGCCGGCGGCAGCTAGCGGGCTGCCGTCAGAAGGCGCCGGCCGTTGGCGGGATGATCGGCAGCACCTTGCGGTTGCCGCGCAGGATGACGATGGCCAGGGCCACCAGCAGCAGGGAGGCGGCCGTCAGCACGAAGAACACGTCGTGCAGCGAGCCGGTGGTCTCGCGGATATAGCCGGCCAGGAGGTTGCCCAGGGTGCCGCCCAGGCCGAAGGTCACCATGCAGATGCCGCTGATCTGCATGGTCGCGGTCGAGGAATAGTGCTGGTTGACCCAGCCGGCGACGATGCCCCACATCGGGAAATACATCAGGCCGTAGCCGAAGCCGGCGACCAGGGCGAACCTGCCCGGATCGAGGATGAACGCCAGCAGGCCCAGGGCGAAACCGCTGAAGATCACCATCAGTGCGGTGCCATGGCCCCGGCGGTCGGCCAGCTTGCCGGTGATGAAGCCCGCCACCATGCCCGTGCCGCCCACCGTCGCCCAGGTATAGCCGCCCAGGGCCGCGGGCAGGCTGAGCTCATCCAGATAGGTATTGAGCCAGTAGGAGAACGGCATGGTGGTGAAGCCCACCAGCAGGCAGATCAGGCAGGCGAACAGCGCGGTGCGCTCGCCGATGATGGTGGCGAACAGCTTCGACGTGGGGATCGCGGCGTCGACCGGAGCGGGGCCGGCGGTCGGGCAGGCGGGTGCGCTCTTCAGGTCGCGCAGCATGTGCCAGGTCAGGGCCACCACCAGCAGGCCGAACAGCCCGGCGACCTGCCAGCTGGCCTGCCAGCCGAGCAACGGCACCACCACCAGGATCAGCAGGCCGTTGAGGGCGTAGCCCCAGGCCGTGCCGCTGGAGGCGCAGGACAGGTAGGTCGAGCGCTGCTCGGCGCGGGCGCAGCGGCTGACGATCTCGACGATGCAGCCCCAGCTGATCGCCGCGCTGGCGGCCAGGCAGGTCAGGGTCAGGGTGATCAGCAGCGGATCGCGCAACTGCGACATGCACAGCAGCAGGGCGCTGCTGAAGATGCCGGTCAGCAGGGCCAGGCGGCCGGTGCCGAGACGATGGCCGACCAGGCCGAGCAGCATGGCCCCGCCCAGATAGGCCAGCTGGGTCAGGGCGCCGATGGTCGCCAGCTGCCAGGCGCTGATGTCGATGGACTCGCGCATGAAGGGCATCAGGGCGGCAAACAGGAACATGCCAAAGCCGTGGCTGACGATCTGGTTCATGCCGAAGGTGGTGGGCATCCGCATTGATTCAGGCTCCGAGGCAGCTCGCAGGGGTGAGCTGGATGCTGGCCAAAATAGAGGCTTGTCAGCGTTCAGGAAAACGATAAATATTGATCACTGCTTTCAATAAGGTTGAATTCTGTGATGCGTGACCTGCCCATAGCCTTGCTGCGCACCTTCGTGGTGGTCGCCGAGACGCTCAACCTGACCACCGCGGCGGCGCGCCTGCACCGCGCGCCCTCGACCATCAGCATGCAGCTCGGCCGCCTGGAGGAACTGGTCTCGGCCGAACTGCTGCAGCGCGGCCAGTACGGCGTCAGGCTGACCCCGGCTGGCGAGCAGCTGAAGTCCTGCGCCCCGCAGCTGTTGAACCTGCATGACCGCATCCTCGGTACCTTCCAGCATGCCGAGGTGGGGGGCCAGGTGCGCTTCGGCACCCACGACCAGTACGCCACCCGCAGCCTCACGCCGCTGCTGGAGGCCTTCGTGTTGAGCTATCCCGAGGCCAGCCTGGAGGTGGTCTGCGACCATCGTCCCGAACACCTGGCGGCGCTGGTGGCCGATGGCAAGTTGGACCTGGCCCTGGTGGAGATGCCGGCCTCGTCCACGGGCGGCCGCCGGCTGTTTCGCGACGAGCTGGTGTGGGTGGGCGCCGAGGCCCACTCGACCCATGAGCGCGCGCCCTTGCCGTTGGCGGTGTTCGTCGAGGGCTGTTACCACCGGGCCTCTGCGGACAAGGCCCTGGCCGGGGCGCAGATTCCCTACCGCGTCGCCTTCACCAGCCAGAGCCGCGCCGGGGTGCTGGCGGCGGTGCGTGCCGGGATAGGCGTGGGCATCATCCCGCGCTCGACCCTGGAGCCGGGGCTGCGGGTAATAGAGGAAGGCTTGCCGCCCTTGCCGGGCACGGACATCACCCTGTTCGTCGCCGAGCAGGTCAACGAGGCGACCCTGCGCCTGGCGCAGACCATAGAGGCGAGCCCGCAATACCGGCGCTACGAGCGCCAGGTCGCGCTGCAGCGCTAGGCGCGCGGCTCAGGCGAGGGGGAAGGGGGCCAGCGTCCAGCCTTGGCCGTCGATCTGCAGGGCCCAGCCCTGCTTGTCCCAGTCGCCCAGCACGATGCGCCGCGCCGGCTGGCCGGCCACCTGCAGTGCATGCTCCGCCGGGCGGTGGGTATGGCCGTGGATCAGCGTGCGCACGCCTTGGGCGGCCATGACCCGCGGCACCTCGCTGGGGGTGACGTCGACGATGGCGCTGGCCTTCATGGCGGTCTGGCTGCGGCTTTCCTTGCGCAGCTTGCGCGCCAGCTTGTGCCGGGTAGCCAGGGGCAGGTGGCGCAGGATGAACAGGCTCAGCGGATTGCGCAGCCAGCGGCGCAGGCGCATGTAGGCCTCATCCTGGGTGCACAGGCTGTCGCCGTGCATCAGCAGGACCTGTTCGCCGGCCAGTTCGACCCGGCTCGGGTCGTTCAGCAGGGTGCAGCCGGCCTCGCGGCAGAACGCCCGGCCCAACAGGAAGTCGCGATTACCGTGCATCAGGAAGATGCGCGTGCCGGCGTCGCTCAACTGGCGCAGGGCCTGGGCAACGGAGCGCTGGAAGGGGCTGATGGCATCGTCGCCGATCCACACCTCGAAGAAGTCGCCGAGGATGTACAGCGCCTCGGCCTGGCTGGCGCGGGTCTGCAGGAAATGCAGAAACGCCCGGCTGATGTCCGGGCGCTCCTCTTCAAGATGCAGGTCGGAGATCAGTAGGATCACTCAAC includes:
- a CDS encoding CmpA/NrtA family ABC transporter substrate-binding protein, which codes for MSEHDVPRGDALAWVNGSDAPEKNALNLGFMALTDSASLIVAATQGFAQPYGLSLNLKRQASWAGLRDKLLSGELDAAQGLYGLLYAVHLGIGGSPAQDMAVLMGLSQNGQSINLSHGLQQAGVTDAEALRARARQNSAKLTLAQTFPTGTHALWLYYWLASQGIHPLEDVQTLVVPPAQMVAHLRAGRIDGFCAGEPWGAQAIEERMGFTLATSQSIWPGHPEKVLGCTQAFVRDYPNTARALVMAVLEASRFIDANEENRRSSAQLLSAGDYVDAPLSAIQPRLLGHYEDGNGHAWLDDQALRFFDEGKVNMPYLSDGLWFMTQFRRWGLLREDPDYLAVASQVQQLGLYHEAATAVGVALPASAMRSSVLLDGKVWDGSDPAAYARSFALHALADAASAATAAL
- the acnB gene encoding bifunctional aconitate hydratase 2/2-methylisocitrate dehydratase; this encodes MLEAYRKHVAERAAQGIVPQPLNAEQTAGLVELLKNPPAGEEEFLVDLITNRVPPGVDEAAYVKAGFLSAVAKGEASSPLINKQRAVELLGTMQGGYNIATLVELLDDAELAAVAAEQLKHTLLMFDAFHDVAEKAKAGNTHAKAVLQSWADGEWFTKRPAIAEKYSLTVFKVPGETNTDDLSPAPDAWSRPDIPLHALAMLKMARDGIEPEQQGAIGPLKQIEAVKAKGFPVAYVGDVVGTGSSRKSATNSVLWFFGDDIPYVPNKRAGGFCFGSKIAPIFYNTMEDAGALPIEFDVSNLNMGDVIDVYPYAGKVCKHGSEEVITSFELKTEVLLDEVRAGGRIPLIVGRGLTEKARAELGLGSSELFKKPVAPADSGKGFTLAQKMVGKACGVTGVRPGTYCEPKMTTVGSQDTTGPMTRDELKDLACLGFSADLVMQSFCHTAAYPKPIDVTTHHTLPDFIRTRGGVSLRPGDGIIHSWLNRMLLPDTVGTGGDSHTRFPMGISFPAGSGLVAFAAATGVMPLDMPESILVRFKGKMQPGITLRDLVHAIPYYAIQKGLLTVEKKGKKNAFSGRILEIEGLDELTVEQAFELSDASAERSAAGCTIKLPEQAIAEYLKSNITLLRWMISEGYGDARTMERRAQAMEAWLANPELMSADADAEYAEVIEIDLNELKEPVLCAPNDPDDARLLSTVAGDKIDEVFIGSCMTNIGHFRAAGKLLDKVKGGIPTRLWLSPPTKMDAHQLTEEGYYGIYGKAGARMEMPGCSLCMGNQARVAANSTVVSTSTRNFPNRLGDGANVYLASAELAAVAAITGKLPTVEEYMVYAKDIDSMAADVYRYLSFDQIAEFREAAANAQIPVVQA
- a CDS encoding DUF1289 domain-containing protein, whose protein sequence is MSNQRIKTPCVGLCSTVYGDLVCRGCKRFHHEVTHWNGYDDEEKRAVWLRLEQLLVQVMAAKLEVFDAVRLRRQLEQRQIRFVPQQSPYCWAYQLIARGARVISQLEAYGLALLPEFRDWSLPELRDAIDREFFLLSEAHYERYIAPRFLRDGMTRL
- a CDS encoding universal stress protein, which translates into the protein MQAIRSILVVITPEQPEGLALKRAKLIAGVTQSQLHLLICDKKHDHSALLHDLSNSLQQEGYSVSGQQAWHENLYQTVIAVQQAEGCGLVVKQHFPDNPLKKALLTPDDWKLLRYCPSPVLMVKTDRSWIGGTILAAVDVGNADAEHRTLHASIISHGYDIAALAKAQLHVISAHPAPMLSAADPTFQLKETIEARYREECKAFQAEYEIADECLHIAEGPADALIPQMARTLNAAVTVIGTVARTGLSGVLIGNTAEVILDSLESDILVLKPADIIAHLEELVAQR
- a CDS encoding tRNA-(ms[2]io[6]A)-hydroxylase; translated protein: MQLLPEIEAFLLCPTPDAWIDQALQHQDIMLIDHANCEKKAASTAMTLLFRYIEKADLQYNLSRLAREELRHFEQVAALMAKRGIAYRPVSAAFYAQRLHKHIRSAEPHKLVDTLIVGAFIEARSCERFFRLAPHLDEELGQFYRSLLKSEARHYQGYLKMARDYAGESIDERVAYFAEVEREAILTPDKEFRFHSGVAA
- a CDS encoding MFS transporter, which encodes MRMPTTFGMNQIVSHGFGMFLFAALMPFMRESIDISAWQLATIGALTQLAYLGGAMLLGLVGHRLGTGRLALLTGIFSSALLLCMSQLRDPLLITLTLTCLAASAAISWGCIVEIVSRCARAEQRSTYLSCASSGTAWGYALNGLLILVVVPLLGWQASWQVAGLFGLLVVALTWHMLRDLKSAPACPTAGPAPVDAAIPTSKLFATIIGERTALFACLICLLVGFTTMPFSYWLNTYLDELSLPAALGGYTWATVGGTGMVAGFITGKLADRRGHGTALMVIFSGFALGLLAFILDPGRFALVAGFGYGLMYFPMWGIVAGWVNQHYSSTATMQISGICMVTFGLGGTLGNLLAGYIRETTGSLHDVFFVLTAASLLLVALAIVILRGNRKVLPIIPPTAGAF
- a CDS encoding LysR family transcriptional regulator; translation: MRDLPIALLRTFVVVAETLNLTTAAARLHRAPSTISMQLGRLEELVSAELLQRGQYGVRLTPAGEQLKSCAPQLLNLHDRILGTFQHAEVGGQVRFGTHDQYATRSLTPLLEAFVLSYPEASLEVVCDHRPEHLAALVADGKLDLALVEMPASSTGGRRLFRDELVWVGAEAHSTHERAPLPLAVFVEGCYHRASADKALAGAQIPYRVAFTSQSRAGVLAAVRAGIGVGIIPRSTLEPGLRVIEEGLPPLPGTDITLFVAEQVNEATLRLAQTIEASPQYRRYERQVALQR
- the lpxH gene encoding UDP-2,3-diacylglucosamine diphosphatase, whose protein sequence is MILLISDLHLEEERPDISRAFLHFLQTRASQAEALYILGDFFEVWIGDDAISPFQRSVAQALRQLSDAGTRIFLMHGNRDFLLGRAFCREAGCTLLNDPSRVELAGEQVLLMHGDSLCTQDEAYMRLRRWLRNPLSLFILRHLPLATRHKLARKLRKESRSQTAMKASAIVDVTPSEVPRVMAAQGVRTLIHGHTHRPAEHALQVAGQPARRIVLGDWDKQGWALQIDGQGWTLAPFPLA